The proteins below come from a single Pedobacter aquae genomic window:
- a CDS encoding NAD-dependent epimerase/dehydratase family protein, translated as MKDLEKLESELLAPSAALIADMAKIEGDIILLGIGGKMGPSMGKLAVAAAKAAGVNKRIIGVSRFSDAKAKAALEAVGIETISCDLLNDAELQALPDAKNVIYLAGNKFGTTGKEGFTWAMNAYLPGRVAEKYKNSNIVAFSSGNVLPFVPVTSGGVSEETTPEPIGEYAQSCLGRERIFEYFSQKNQTPTLIYRLNYAVDFRYGVMMELAKSVLEGREIDLRTENVNVIWQGDANEIALRSLLHCEAPAKMLNVTGPETLSIKWIANQFGKIFGIEPKFIYQAEGTALLNNASECHKLFGYPKVTVREIIDITATWLQQGGDEFGKATHFQERGGKF; from the coding sequence ATGAAAGATTTAGAAAAATTAGAATCCGAATTATTAGCACCATCGGCAGCATTAATTGCTGATATGGCTAAAATAGAAGGAGATATTATTCTTTTAGGTATTGGTGGTAAAATGGGTCCAAGTATGGGCAAATTAGCTGTTGCAGCAGCCAAAGCCGCAGGTGTAAACAAAAGAATTATTGGTGTTTCAAGGTTTTCTGATGCTAAAGCTAAAGCAGCATTAGAAGCGGTAGGTATTGAAACCATTTCTTGTGATTTATTAAATGATGCAGAATTGCAAGCACTTCCTGATGCTAAAAATGTGATTTACCTAGCCGGAAATAAATTTGGTACAACGGGTAAAGAAGGTTTTACTTGGGCCATGAATGCTTATTTACCAGGTAGGGTAGCAGAAAAATATAAAAACTCAAATATCGTAGCATTTTCATCAGGCAATGTTTTGCCTTTTGTGCCAGTAACATCGGGCGGTGTATCAGAAGAAACTACGCCAGAGCCTATTGGCGAGTATGCACAATCTTGTTTGGGTAGAGAACGTATTTTCGAGTATTTCTCCCAAAAAAATCAAACTCCTACACTTATTTACCGCTTAAACTACGCGGTAGATTTTCGCTATGGCGTGATGATGGAACTTGCTAAATCTGTTCTCGAAGGCAGAGAGATTGATTTACGTACAGAAAATGTAAACGTTATTTGGCAAGGCGATGCCAATGAGATTGCTTTACGCTCTTTATTGCATTGCGAAGCACCCGCAAAAATGTTAAACGTTACCGGGCCAGAAACCTTATCCATCAAATGGATAGCAAACCAATTCGGGAAGATTTTCGGTATCGAACCTAAGTTTATCTACCAAGCAGAAGGTACCGCATTGTTAAATAATGCATCAGAATGCCATAAATTATTTGGTTATCCTAAAGTTACGGTAAGAGAAATTATAGACATCACTGCTACTTGGTTACAACAGGGTGGCGATGAATTTGGTAAAGCAACACATTTTCAAGAAAGAGGAGGTAAATTCTAA
- a CDS encoding dihydrodipicolinate synthase family protein, with protein MKVLSEELKRHLHFGTVIPAHPLSLNADRTINEDKQRQLSRYYMASGAGGIAVGVHSTQFEIRDPEVNLFETVLRWASEEVAKANLDRPFIKVAGICGPTAQAVKEAEIALKYGYDIGLLSMGGLQTWSEEQILDRVRAVAAVMPVFGFYLQPSVGGRIFSYDFWLQFAEIENVEAIKCASFNRYQTLDVMRAVSYSSRRDKIAMYTGNDDNIVADLLTSYRFEVEGKIFEKQFIGGLLGHWAVWTKKAVDLLEEIKEHRANPTAQKAHELLIKGIEVTDVNAALFDPSHAFHGCIPGIHEVLRRQGLLEGRWCLNPKEELSEGQMEEIDRVYKAYPHLNDDAFVSEFLKNNQ; from the coding sequence ATGAAAGTATTATCAGAAGAACTAAAAAGACATTTACATTTTGGAACGGTTATACCAGCGCATCCATTATCATTAAATGCCGATAGAACAATAAATGAGGATAAACAAAGACAGTTAAGCAGATATTACATGGCCAGTGGTGCTGGCGGTATTGCTGTTGGAGTTCACTCTACCCAGTTTGAAATTAGAGACCCGGAAGTAAATCTTTTTGAAACCGTTTTAAGATGGGCTTCTGAAGAAGTTGCCAAAGCCAATTTAGACCGCCCGTTTATTAAAGTGGCAGGTATTTGTGGGCCAACTGCACAAGCTGTTAAAGAAGCAGAAATAGCTTTAAAATACGGTTATGATATTGGTTTGTTAAGTATGGGAGGCTTACAAACTTGGTCTGAGGAACAAATTTTAGACCGTGTAAGAGCCGTTGCTGCTGTGATGCCTGTTTTTGGTTTTTACTTACAACCATCTGTAGGTGGTAGAATATTTAGCTACGATTTTTGGTTACAGTTTGCCGAGATTGAGAATGTTGAAGCTATCAAATGTGCATCTTTTAATCGTTACCAAACTTTAGATGTGATGAGAGCTGTTAGTTATTCCTCTAGAAGAGATAAAATAGCCATGTATACTGGTAATGATGATAATATTGTTGCCGATTTATTAACCAGCTATCGCTTTGAGGTTGAAGGTAAAATATTCGAGAAGCAGTTTATTGGCGGCTTGTTAGGGCATTGGGCAGTTTGGACAAAGAAAGCTGTAGATCTGCTTGAGGAGATTAAAGAACATAGGGCAAACCCTACAGCCCAAAAAGCACATGAGCTTTTGATAAAAGGTATAGAAGTTACGGATGTTAACGCCGCTTTGTTTGATCCATCTCATGCTTTCCACGGTTGTATACCGGGTATACATGAAGTTTTAAGAAGACAAGGTTTGCTAGAAGGCAGATGGTGCTTAAACCCTAAAGAAGAACTTTCTGAAGGACAAATGGAAGAGATAGATCGTGTTTATAAAGCCTATCCACATTTAAACGATGATGCATTCGTAAGCGAATTTTTAAAAAACAATCAGTAA